A DNA window from Castanea sativa cultivar Marrone di Chiusa Pesio chromosome 7, ASM4071231v1 contains the following coding sequences:
- the LOC142642228 gene encoding uncharacterized protein LOC142642228, whose translation MPSKKKRRRPESERPTIHPRNKYSETRPDFALLASLYPSFEPFVFYSHDGGRPRIDWTDFNATRELTRVLLLHDHALNWWIPDGQLCPTVPNRSNYIHWIEDLLASDIIPKTNASGGNVRGFDIGTGANCIYPLLGASLLGWSFVGSDVTEVALEWAEKNVKNNPHISQLIEIRKVESCEDGPSMEKSHDGESVSCESKIELSACAVREEVDPLPSASFDLHSDANKRYNGPLILLDVVRDGERFDFCMCNPPFFETMEEAGLNPKTSCGGTPEEMICSGGEKAFITRIIEDSAVLKQSFRWYTSMVGRKSNLKSLTAKLWEVGVTIVKTTEFVQGQTCRWGLAWSFVPPVRKIVSLHVAEKNVMSFMLEGLQRQFSAIHILQSVESLFRSSGAACKLNTSSFTVDITASNDYCDAILKNELQPLDEVSSCQHVQETLNNSSCSLHPSKNLCIRISVFQQIPGTLLVKGSLQQRDNPIPGAFSSIFQKLEEVLRYKFCR comes from the exons ATGCCgagcaagaagaagaggagaaggCCTGAGTCGGAGCGACCCACGATccatccaagaaacaagtactCCGAAACCCGACCCGACTTCGCTCTCTTGGCTTCTCTGTACCCTTCCTTCGAGCCCTTCGTCTTCTACTCCCATGACGGTGGTCGACCCAGAATCGACTGGACGGACTTCAACGCTACACGTGAGCTCACGCGCGTCCTCCTCCTCCATGACCATGCACTCAATTG GTGGATTCCTGATGGGCAGCTTTGCCCTACGGTGCCCAACAGATCCAATTATATCCATTGGATTGAAGATCTTCTTGCATCAGACATCATTCCAAAAACTAACGCCAGTGGAGGTAATGTGAGGGGCTTTGATATAGGAACTGGAGCCAACTGCATTTACCCACTTCTTGGTGCATCTCTTCTCGGGTGGAGTTTTGTTGGATCAG ATGTCACTGAAGTAGCACTAGAGTGGGCtgagaaaaatgttaaaaataatcCACATATTTCACAACTTATTGAAATAAGAAAGGTTGAAAGCTGTGAAGATGGCCCTTCAATGGAAAAGTCACATGATGGTGAGTCAGTCTCTTGTGAGAGCAAAATAGAGTTGAGTGCGTGTGCAGTTAGGGAAGAGGTGGATCCTCTGCCCTCAGCTTCATTTGATCTGCATTCTGATGCAAACAAGAGGTATAATGGGCCACTTATTCTTCTTGATGTGGTCAGGGATGGTGAGAGGTTTGACTTTTGCATGTGTAATCCTCCATTTTTTGAAACCATGGAGGAAGCGGGACTTAATCCAAAAACTTCCTGTGGTGGGACTCCAGAGGAGATGATTTGTTCAGGTGGAGAAAAAGCTTTTATTACTCGTATTATTGAAGATAGTGCTGTTTTGAAACAGTCTTTTCG GTGGTACACTTCAATGGTTGGGAGAAAATCGAACCTGAAATCCCTAACTGCAAAGCTTTGGGAGGTTGGAGTCACCATAGTAAAGACTACAGAATTTGTCCAAGGCCAAACATGTAGATGGGGGCTCGCTTGGTCTTTTGTCCCCCCTGTGAGGAAGATAGTATCACTTCACGTGGCTGAGAAGAATGTCATGTCTTTCATGCTTGAG GGCCTTCAACGCCAATTCAGTGCCATTCATATATTGCAATCAGTTGAATCCTTGTTCCGTAGTAGTGGGGCAGCCTGTAAATTGAACACCTCCTCATTTACAGTTGAC ATCACTGCATCAAATGATTATTGTGATGCAATCCTGAAGAATGAGTTACAACCTCTTGATGAAGTTAGCAGTTGTCAACATGTGCAAGAGACATTGAATAATTCAAGTTGTTCGCTTCATCcttcaaaaaatttatgtattcgCATTTCG GTTTTTCAGCAAATCCCAGGGACACTTCTGGTGAAAGGATCATTACAGCAAAGAGATAACCCAATCCCAG GAGCATTCTCatcaatatttcaaaaattagaGGAAGTTTTGAGATATAAATTTTGTAGATAA